One region of Juglans microcarpa x Juglans regia isolate MS1-56 chromosome 7S, Jm3101_v1.0, whole genome shotgun sequence genomic DNA includes:
- the LOC121240554 gene encoding protein NRT1/ PTR FAMILY 8.2-like, with protein MAEDDKYTKDGTVDHLGNPADRSKTGTWKACPFILGTECCERLAFYGMSSNLVLYFKKQLHQHSATATRNNLNWGGTCYLTPLIGAFFADAYLGRYRTIAYFSIIYVIGMTLLTLSASVPGLKPTCYGKDNCNATDAQAALCYVALYLIALGTGGIKPCVSSYGADQFDDNDEVEKKSKGSFFNWFYFSINIGALIASSVLVYIQNNVGWGWGFGIPAVAMAIAVLSFFSGTRLYRNQKPGGSPLTRICQVVVASLRKRKVEVPADKSLLYETTDAESTITGSRKLDHTKDLSFFDKAAVEAQKDHIKDSPNPWTLCTVTQVEELKAIIRLLPIWATGIIFSTVYSQMSSLFVLQGETMDPHVGPSSFKIPSASLSIFDTLSVIFWVPIYDRIITPLARKYTGHKTGLTQLQRMGIGLFISIFSMISAAVLELVRLQMVRRHDYYELEYIPMSIFWQVPQYFLIGCAEVFTFIGQLEFFYEQAPDAMRSLSSALSLTTVALGSYLSSLLVTIVTTVSTKNGKLGWIPDNLNYGHLQYFFWLLAVLSVLNLIAFIFISKWYTYKRTAGTLQ; from the exons ATGGCCGAAGATGATAAATATACGAAAGATGGGACAGTAGATCACCTTGGAAATCCGGCTGATAGAAGTAAAACTGGAACCTGGAAGGCCTGCCCCTTCATTCTAG GAACTGAATGTTGTGAACGATTGGCGTTCTATGGGATGAGCTCCAACCTTGTGCTTTATTTTAAGAAACAACTCCATCAGCACAGTGCTACTGCCACTAGGAACAACTTGAATTGGGGCGGAACATGCTATCTCACCCCTTTGATTGGGGCATTTTTTGCTGATGCCTATCTTGGAAGATATCGGACTATCGCCTATTTCTCCATTATCTACGTTATT GGAATGACGCTTTTGACACTCTCAGCATCAGTCCCTGGGCTAAAGCCAACATGTTATGGAAAAGATAATTGTAATGCAACAGATGCACAAGCTGCACTGTGTTATGTGGCACTTTACCTGATTGCACTGGGCACTGGTGGGATTAAGCCTTGTGTCTCATCTTATGGAGCTGATCAatttgatgataatgatgaggTTGAGAAGAAAAGTAAAGGTTCTTTCTTCAACTGGTTCTATTTTTCAATCAATATCGGTGCTCTCATTGCTTCTTCTGTGCTAGTCTATATACAAAACAATGTGGGTTGGGGATGGGGCTTTGGCATCCCAGCAGTGGCCATGGCAATCGCTGTATTGAGTTTCTTTTCAGGTACTCGATTGTATCGTAACCAGAAACCTGGCGGTAGCCCTCTGACACGCATCTGTCAGGTGGTGGTGGCATCGTTGAGAAAACGCAAAGTTGAGGTACCTGCTGACAAGTCCCTTTTGTATGAGACTACAGATGCAGAATCAACTATCACAGGAAGCCGCAAGCTTGATCACACAAAAGATTTAAG TTTCTTTGACAAAGCAGCAGTCGAGGCACAAAAAGATCACATAAAAGACTCACCAAATCCATGGACACTTTGCACAGTAACTCAAGTTGAGGAGCTGAAAGCTATTATACGGCTGCTGCCGATATGGGCCACTGGTATCATCTTCTCCACTGTCTACAGTCAAATGAGCTCCTTATTCGTGTTGCAAGGTGAGACCATGGATCCTCATGTTGGCCCCTCAAGCTTCAAAATCCCATCTGCATCTCTGTCAATCTTCGACACCCTTAGTGTCATTTTTTGGGTCCCAATCTATGATCGAATCATTACCCCATTAGCTAGGAAATACACTGGTCACAAAACTGGCCTAACTCAGCTCCAGAGAATGGGCATTGGCCTCTTCATATCCATCTTCTCCATGATATCTGCAGCAGTTTTGGAGCTTGTTCGGCTTCAAATGGTTAGAAGACATGACTACTACGAACTTGAGTACATCCCCATGTCCATATTTTGGCAAGTTCCTCAGTATTTCCTCATAGGTTGTGCAGAAGTTTTCACCTTCATTGGACAgttggaatttttttatgaacaagCACCTGATGCCATGAGGAGTCTGTCCTCTGCTCTCTCATTGACCACTGTGGCTCTGGGGAGCTACTTGAGTTCTCTGCTTGTAACCATTGTTACCACAGTGAGCACTAAAAACGGAAAGCTTGGATGGATACCAGACAATTTGAATTATGGTCATCTCCAATACTTCTTTTGGCTCTTGGCTGTGCTGAGTGTGCTGAACTTGATAGCTTTTATCTTCATTTCAAAATGGTACACATACAAAAGGACAGCGGGAACTCTCCAGTGA